A genomic segment from Leptolyngbya boryana PCC 6306 encodes:
- a CDS encoding LysR family transcriptional regulator, translated as MEVYQIRVFLEVARYLSFTEAADALNLTQPAVSAKIKSLESELGTSLFYRLGRKIQLTEVGEFLFEEGAKLIQIENQLIQKIEDIKKGKCGSLKIGCTMALAEGWLPNIVFEYRQQYPSIQVQCLVFESAELLYQAMTSQTVDVGISDVNFEEFSELSTTAIDKISYHVFVSHHHPLAKQRWMSLADLRKYPWALLPAGTPSRLVLDSRLSELGHTLDGFLRFETVDTMSLMRTYMMQGNYLGFATNFDFQPECELGTMTAISLQEFALSGSVYLVVPRRLNQANTVDSSSRRSRNLNPTQKLINLLQAKTSPAVSASNVVRLRSPSFVRRSQSSSRSEVLTLSIGVQNGTIPAITAGLIMQRLGLLEHFLPQEGRYSSIQYQIQWQDFSTGAPIVDGLRSRQLNIGVLGDYPLLLSAEDTVQNTRLISFVSTNPDGSCNAVVVPHRSHLHSVDDLRGRAIAVPLRSSAHGMVLRSLNATRLLDQVNLIPFQQQADQFEFSEQYADGYAHFAPFHDIACRRGQFRYLEGCNSEALPAFYGVVVTNELADQYPEVAIAYLRALSAAQYWYDTTPSAPALVAKWTHLDPEVIVQILSSSYQKTQPGRFFSEMQIRPDWLRLHIDQLSQIPGNQHLQAINLNQWIHADFLQQIRA; from the coding sequence ATGGAAGTTTATCAGATTCGAGTTTTTCTAGAAGTAGCTCGTTACCTGAGTTTTACCGAGGCAGCCGATGCGCTGAATTTAACTCAGCCTGCCGTGAGCGCTAAAATCAAATCGTTAGAGTCAGAATTAGGAACTTCGCTGTTTTACCGTTTAGGGCGCAAGATTCAACTGACAGAAGTTGGGGAATTCTTGTTTGAAGAAGGTGCAAAACTAATTCAGATTGAAAATCAACTCATTCAGAAAATTGAAGATATTAAAAAAGGAAAATGTGGCAGTCTAAAAATCGGCTGCACAATGGCACTTGCTGAAGGTTGGTTGCCTAATATTGTGTTTGAATATCGACAGCAATATCCGAGTATTCAAGTTCAGTGTCTAGTGTTTGAATCTGCTGAATTGCTCTATCAAGCGATGACGAGCCAGACAGTAGATGTGGGGATTTCTGATGTCAATTTTGAAGAGTTTTCTGAACTTTCAACTACTGCGATCGACAAAATTTCTTATCACGTCTTTGTCTCTCATCATCATCCCTTAGCAAAACAGCGCTGGATGAGTTTAGCTGATCTGAGAAAGTATCCTTGGGCATTGCTTCCTGCAGGCACACCGAGCCGTTTAGTCCTGGACTCACGATTGTCTGAGTTAGGACATACGCTGGATGGATTTCTCCGATTTGAAACCGTGGATACGATGAGCTTGATGCGAACCTACATGATGCAGGGGAACTATCTCGGCTTCGCAACTAACTTTGATTTTCAACCAGAGTGTGAATTAGGGACGATGACAGCAATTTCGCTTCAGGAGTTTGCTTTATCTGGCTCAGTTTACCTGGTCGTGCCTCGACGCTTAAACCAAGCGAACACAGTGGATTCATCGAGTCGGCGATCGCGCAATCTCAATCCGACTCAAAAGCTCATCAACCTGCTACAAGCTAAGACAAGTCCTGCTGTTTCTGCCTCGAACGTTGTTCGTTTACGATCGCCGAGTTTTGTGCGTCGCAGTCAGTCTTCTTCACGGTCTGAAGTGCTAACTCTTTCGATCGGAGTACAAAACGGGACAATTCCTGCGATCACAGCAGGCTTAATCATGCAAAGGTTGGGGCTGCTCGAACATTTCCTGCCCCAAGAAGGACGATATAGTTCGATTCAGTATCAGATTCAGTGGCAAGATTTCTCAACCGGAGCGCCAATTGTCGATGGCTTGCGATCTCGACAACTGAATATTGGTGTGCTCGGTGACTATCCCTTGCTCTTAAGTGCTGAAGATACAGTTCAGAATACTCGCCTGATTAGCTTTGTCTCGACTAATCCCGATGGGTCGTGTAATGCGGTTGTGGTTCCCCATCGTTCTCACCTTCACAGCGTCGATGACCTACGTGGACGAGCGATCGCAGTTCCCCTTCGGTCTTCTGCACATGGCATGGTGCTGCGATCGCTGAATGCGACTCGACTTTTAGATCAAGTCAATTTAATCCCTTTTCAGCAACAGGCTGACCAATTCGAGTTTTCTGAACAATACGCGGATGGCTATGCTCACTTTGCACCATTTCACGACATCGCTTGTCGTCGCGGACAGTTCCGCTACCTCGAAGGGTGCAATTCCGAAGCGTTACCTGCTTTCTATGGTGTAGTAGTCACGAATGAATTGGCTGACCAGTATCCAGAAGTCGCGATCGCGTATCTTCGGGCATTATCCGCAGCCCAATATTGGTACGACACAACGCCAAGTGCGCCAGCTTTAGTCGCAAAATGGACGCATCTTGATCCAGAAGTGATTGTTCAAATTTTGAGCAGTTCGTATCAGAAAACTCAGCCGGGACGGTTTTTCTCAGAGATGCAGATTCGTCCTGACTGGCTGAGATTACACATTGATCAACTGAGTCAGATTCCAGGCAACCAGCATTTACAAGCGATTAACTTAAATCAATGGATTCATGCAGACTTTTTGCAGCAGATTAGAGCATAG
- a CDS encoding ABC transporter ATP-binding protein translates to MLIEQGTPQQALKGLVEVEDLSICFQRKGQLIPVLESIDFTIAPGEFVCLLGPSGCGKSTILNAIAGFIKPYSGSVTVDRKRIVRPGADRGFVFQQYSLLPWKTTFQNVEFGLKIQGIPAAKRKEIVNYYLNRVGLYKHRNSYPYQLSGGMQQRASIIRALVNSPSVLLMDEPFAALDAQTRHMMQELLLDIWSELKATVIFVTHDIEEAVFLSDRIFVMGVNPGRIKQIVDVPLERPRHIDIMVTSEFLQLNREVFELIREETLKSMELS, encoded by the coding sequence ATGTTAATCGAGCAAGGAACTCCGCAACAAGCACTCAAAGGACTTGTGGAGGTCGAGGATCTATCAATTTGTTTTCAACGAAAAGGACAGTTAATTCCGGTCTTAGAGTCGATCGACTTTACGATCGCGCCAGGCGAATTTGTCTGTTTGCTTGGTCCATCCGGATGCGGAAAATCGACGATTCTCAATGCGATCGCTGGATTTATTAAACCTTACAGCGGTTCTGTTACGGTTGATCGCAAACGGATTGTGCGTCCCGGAGCCGATCGCGGATTTGTATTTCAGCAGTATTCACTCTTACCGTGGAAGACGACCTTCCAGAATGTGGAATTTGGACTGAAGATTCAAGGCATTCCTGCGGCAAAGCGCAAAGAGATTGTCAACTACTATCTCAATCGTGTGGGGTTGTATAAGCATCGCAACTCTTATCCTTACCAACTATCAGGAGGAATGCAGCAGCGGGCAAGTATTATCCGTGCTTTGGTGAACTCTCCTTCTGTACTGTTAATGGATGAACCCTTTGCAGCATTAGACGCGCAGACCCGACATATGATGCAAGAGCTTCTGCTCGACATTTGGAGCGAGTTGAAAGCAACTGTGATTTTTGTGACGCATGACATTGAAGAAGCGGTGTTCTTGAGCGATCGTATTTTCGTCATGGGCGTGAATCCAGGGCGGATTAAGCAAATTGTAGATGTGCCTCTAGAACGACCGAGACATATCGATATCATGGTGACTTCAGAATTTTTACAGTTAAATCGCGAGGTTTTTGAACTCATTCGAGAAGAAACCTTGAAAAGCATGGAGCTAAGCTAA
- a CDS encoding ABC transporter permease: protein MSSPSSPRSTKPRMLDRWSFLLSQLFQSSDSSSRINPIRLLFRVLSLVLFFGIWQFLCAIKFQFFINFSFLPSPVEVLSATLKFFSNNPMVHIQASVLRVLLGYAIAVVLGISLGIVIGWFQKIEDLVFLPLEILRPIPAVAWIPLAILMFPDAESGMVYITFIGAFFPILISTIKGVEGTDLLLLRVGQCLGARQWQVFKDIVIPGAMPSIASGLVIGMGNSWFCLVTAEILAGRFGIGYLTWESYVTSNYPPIVMGMLLIGLMGSLSSYAVDRLTHVLMPWRVTKKGNAN from the coding sequence ATGTCTAGTCCGTCCTCTCCGCGATCGACAAAACCTCGTATGCTCGATCGCTGGAGTTTTCTACTTTCACAGTTATTCCAGAGTTCAGACAGTTCTTCACGAATTAACCCGATCAGGCTTTTGTTCCGAGTTCTTTCATTAGTTTTATTTTTTGGAATTTGGCAATTTCTCTGCGCGATCAAGTTTCAATTCTTTATCAATTTTTCCTTTCTTCCTTCGCCTGTAGAAGTTCTGAGTGCAACCTTGAAGTTTTTCTCGAACAATCCAATGGTGCATATTCAGGCAAGCGTGCTGAGGGTACTCTTGGGCTATGCGATCGCAGTCGTGCTGGGCATTAGCTTAGGAATTGTGATTGGCTGGTTTCAAAAGATCGAAGACCTTGTGTTTTTGCCGTTAGAGATCCTCCGTCCCATTCCTGCGGTTGCTTGGATTCCACTGGCGATTCTGATGTTTCCCGATGCAGAGTCGGGAATGGTCTACATTACTTTTATCGGCGCATTCTTCCCAATTTTGATTAGCACAATCAAAGGCGTTGAAGGCACTGATTTACTATTGTTGCGCGTTGGACAATGCTTAGGCGCGAGACAATGGCAAGTCTTCAAAGACATTGTGATTCCGGGAGCCATGCCTAGCATTGCAAGTGGCTTAGTGATTGGCATGGGAAATTCTTGGTTCTGTCTAGTCACGGCTGAAATTTTGGCAGGACGGTTTGGGATTGGTTATCTGACCTGGGAGTCTTATGTGACTTCTAACTATCCTCCGATTGTGATGGGAATGCTGCTGATCGGATTGATGGGGTCACTGAGTTCTTATGCAGTGGATCGACTGACCCATGTCTTAATGCCCTGGCGCGTCACGAAGAAAGGGAACGCCAACTAA
- a CDS encoding ABC transporter substrate-binding protein, with protein MSLSFISFAFVAACSNIQTSNLSGNTSEKKVIRIAIGTQDQVINTATGGSVIREEKLLEKYLPKTGKYENVEYKIEWSSYTSGPPITNKMLANQLDIGMMGDFPLTINMTTFQQKGGGVNTLYIGTLGYSATGAGNAVMVPKDSSVRTLADLKGKQVSVPFGSAAHGMLLKALKGAGLEPDKDVKLISQAPEVGGTSLRTNQIDAHANFVPFGEMFPFRGFARKIFDGAELGVPTFHGVVVRSDFAKQYPEVVVAYMKALLEANKLFREQPEAISAKVEQWAGVEKEVVYMFLGPSGLQRLNPSIQQPNLDALTNSVTTLQQLGRLDATVKPEDVKKFIDNSYLKQAMQEMGMSDQQVATEAEQFVITGEDSETKQPIQDAKLAAQLWLKGEEKVRNYASIQNMMAALKKLQAEGKQAVSAIFVHDRSNGWKLFAENSFFVRNNNDISAFLTEKDAQTFAQQNNAQVVGFKGLQEFYAQASQPIAAR; from the coding sequence GTGTCTCTATCATTTATTTCATTTGCTTTTGTTGCTGCGTGTTCTAATATTCAGACAAGCAATTTGTCAGGCAATACGAGTGAAAAAAAAGTAATTCGCATCGCGATTGGAACTCAAGATCAAGTCATTAATACAGCGACTGGAGGCTCTGTTATTCGCGAAGAAAAATTGCTTGAGAAATACTTGCCAAAAACAGGTAAATACGAAAATGTGGAGTACAAAATTGAGTGGTCAAGCTACACTTCAGGACCTCCTATTACAAATAAAATGCTTGCCAATCAACTTGATATTGGCATGATGGGAGATTTCCCGCTGACGATCAACATGACGACTTTTCAACAGAAAGGTGGGGGTGTCAATACGCTCTACATTGGGACTTTGGGCTACAGTGCCACCGGAGCTGGAAATGCAGTAATGGTTCCAAAAGATAGTTCTGTCAGAACATTGGCAGATTTGAAAGGCAAGCAAGTTTCTGTGCCCTTCGGTTCCGCTGCACATGGAATGTTACTCAAAGCACTGAAGGGAGCCGGACTAGAACCCGATAAAGATGTGAAATTGATTAGTCAAGCACCAGAAGTGGGTGGCACGAGTCTGCGAACCAATCAGATCGACGCTCATGCAAACTTTGTCCCCTTTGGTGAGATGTTTCCCTTCCGAGGATTTGCTCGGAAGATCTTCGATGGTGCAGAACTCGGTGTTCCGACATTTCATGGTGTGGTCGTGCGATCGGACTTTGCTAAGCAATATCCAGAAGTTGTTGTTGCCTACATGAAAGCCTTGCTCGAAGCGAACAAACTCTTTCGTGAACAGCCCGAAGCTATCTCAGCCAAGGTTGAACAATGGGCAGGAGTCGAAAAGGAAGTCGTGTATATGTTTCTCGGGCCATCTGGATTGCAGCGACTCAATCCTAGCATTCAGCAACCCAATCTAGACGCGCTCACCAACAGTGTGACGACTCTGCAACAGTTAGGACGACTAGATGCCACTGTCAAACCTGAAGATGTGAAAAAATTCATTGACAACAGCTATCTGAAGCAGGCGATGCAAGAAATGGGCATGAGCGATCAACAAGTTGCAACAGAGGCTGAGCAATTTGTGATTACAGGAGAAGATTCCGAAACAAAGCAACCGATTCAAGATGCAAAATTGGCAGCTCAACTGTGGCTCAAAGGCGAAGAGAAAGTGAGAAACTATGCTTCGATTCAAAATATGATGGCAGCGTTGAAAAAGCTCCAGGCTGAGGGTAAGCAGGCGGTTAGTGCTATTTTTGTGCACGATCGTAGCAACGGTTGGAAGCTCTTTGCAGAGAATTCTTTCTTTGTTCGCAACAATAATGATATCTCTGCATTTTTGACCGAGAAGGATGCTCAGACTTTTGCTCAACAGAATAATGCTCAGGTCGTTGGATTCAAAGGGCTACAAGAGTTTTACGCACAAGCCTCACAGCCCATAGCAGCACGCTAG